In Desulfurobacteriaceae bacterium, a single window of DNA contains:
- the ccsA gene encoding cytochrome c biogenesis protein CcsA — translation FYHKTPSLTLLESVIYHSLTVGFTFITISMFAGALWSSKVFGTYWSWNPKEIATLITWFVYAGIIHLYIYKSFKGKRLCYMSILGFVIIMLNFVGINFFSSKDVHSFKG, via the coding sequence CTTTTATCACAAAACTCCTTCTTTAACTCTTCTTGAATCGGTTATTTACCACTCTTTAACGGTAGGTTTTACTTTCATAACCATATCCATGTTTGCAGGAGCTCTTTGGTCAAGTAAAGTTTTTGGAACCTATTGGTCATGGAACCCTAAGGAGATAGCAACTTTGATTACTTGGTTTGTATACGCAGGAATTATTCATCTTTACATTTATAAAAGCTTTAAAGGTAAAAGGCTTTGCTACATGTCAATACTTGGTTTTGTAATAATAATGTTAAACTTTGTAGGTATTAATTTCTTTTCTTCTAAAGATGTCCACTCTTTTAAGGGGTAG